The DNA sequence GGCCGCCGAGGCGGGCATGGCCAAGCGCGTCACCGAGGCCTGCGGCCACCTGCGCTCCACGGGTACGAAGCTGAAGTAACCACCCGTCCGCACGGACGTACGGTGTCGGGCCCGGTCCTCCTTCAGGGGGCCGGGCCCGTTGCCGTACCGGGAGAGAGAGAAGAGGCCCCGTTGTGGGTGCGACTTACGATTTCGACGCCGTCGTCGACCGCCGGGGCACCTGGTGCGTCCAGTGGGACGGGGTCGCTGACCGGTTCGGGGCCGACGGGCTGCTGCCGTTCACCATCTCCGACATGGACTTCGCCACGGCCCCCGAGGTCCTGGCCGCGCTCCGGGCCCGCCTGGAGCACGGGGTGTTCGGCTACACCACCTGGCAGCAGGACGACTTCCGCTCGGCGATAGCCCACTGGTACGCCACCCGGTACGGCACCACGATCGACACCGGGCAGCTGGTCTACGGGCCGTCCGTGCTCAACCAGCTCTCCCAGCTGCTCCGGATGTGGACGGGGGAGGGGGACGGCGTCGTCGTCCACACCCCCACGTACGACGGCTTCCGCAAGGCGGTCACCGGGCTCGGGCGCGAGCTGCGGGGGGTGCCGGTGGGGGACGAGGAGGCGCTGGAGCGCGAGCTGTCGCGGGCGGACGCGAAGGTGCTGGTGCTGTGCTCGCCGCACAACCCGACGGGCCGGGTGTGGACGGCCGACGAGCTGGCCCGGACGGCCGCGCTGGCCGAGCGGCACGGGGTCGCGGTGATCAGCGACGAGATCCACGCGGACTTCGTGCACGACGGCGGAGTGGGGCGCGTCCATGTGCCGTGGACGCGGGTGGCGGGCGCCGGGCGCTGGGCGCTCGTCTCCTCCGGTTCGAAGGCGTTCAACTTTCCGGCGCTGACCGGTTCGTACGGGCTGATCGGCGACCCGGCCGACCGGGCGGAGTTCGTGCGCCGGATGGAGACGGGGGAGGGCCTGGCGTCGCCGGCCGTCCTGTCGTTGACCGCGCACATCGCGGCGTACCGGGAGGGGGCGGCGTGGCTGGACGCGGTACGGGCGTACGTGGCGGGGAACCTGGATCACGTCGCGGAGCGGCTGGGGGCCGCCTTCCCCGAGCTGGGGTGGGAGCCGCCGCAGGCCGGGTACCTGGCCTGGATCGACCTGCGGCCGCTGGGGGTGGACGACGAGGCGTTGCAGCGGGAGCTGGTGGAGCGGGAGAAGGTGGCGATCATGGGCGGCTCCGTCTACGGGGCGCCCGGGTTCGTCCGGCTGAACGTGGGGTGCCCTCGGGAGAAGGCGGTGCGGGGGGTGTCGGCGTTGGTGCGGGCGGTGGAGGCCGTGCGGTAGGGGTGGCCCCGGGGGCGTTGCCCCCCCGGGGACCCGTTGCGGGGGCGTTGCTCCCCGGCCCCCGTTGCGGGAGCGTGCCCCCCGGCCCCCGTTGCGGGGGCGCTGCCCCCGCGCCCCCGCTCCTCAATCGCCGGAGGGGCTGGATGTGTGCCCCCGGTCCGTCCAGTGCGGGCCCAGAGGTGGTGAATGGTTCGGTCACGGGCTTGATGAGCGGGGCAGGGCAAGTCGGGGCAAGCTGCTTCCATGGCTGATGCCCCCGCGCCCGGAGAGATCCGGGTCGTCTCGCCCGTCGGGCGGTGGGTCGTCCTGACCACCGTGCTCGGCTCCAGCATGGCGATGCTGGACTCCACGGTCATCAACGTGGCCCTGCCCCGCATCGGCGAGGACCTCGGCACCGGCATGGCCGCGCTCCAGTGGACCGCCAACGCGTACATGCTCACGCTCGCCGGGCTGATCCTCCTCGGCGGTGCGCTCGGGGACCGGTACGGGCGGCGGCGGGTGTTCGTCGTGGGGGTGGTGTGGTTCGCGGCGGCCTCCCTGCTCTGCGGGCTCGCGCCGAACGCGGCGGTTCTCGTCGCCGCCAGGGCCCTGCAAGGAGTGGGGGGCGCGCTGCTCACCCCGGGGTCCCTCGCGCTCATCCAGGCCAGTTTCCATCCGGACGACCGGGCCCGGGCCGTCGGGCTGTGGTCCGGGTTCGGCGGAGTCGGGGCGGCCGTGGGCCCCTTTCTGGGCGGGTGGCTCGTCGACGGGCCCGGATGGCGGTGGGTGTTCCTGCTCAACCTGCCGCTCGCCGCCCTCTGCGTGCCCGTCGCGCTCCGGCACGTACCGGAGTCGCGGGATCCGGCGGCGCACGGCCGGTTCGACGTGCTGGGGGCGGCCCTCGGGGCGCTGGCGCTCGCCGGGGTGACGTACGCCCTGATCGAGGCCCCGGGGCGGGGCGCGTCGCCGGCGGTGCTCGGGACGGCCCTCGGCGGCCTCGCCGTCGGAGTGGCGTTCGTCCTGGTCGAGCGGCGGCGGGCGGATCCCATGCTGCCGCCGTCGATCTTCCGCTCCCGCCTGTTCACCTCGGTCAACCTGGTGACCTTCTGCGTCTACGCGGCCCTCGGCGGCTTCTTCTTCCTCTCCGCGATCCAGCTCCAGGTGGTCGCCGGGTACTCGGCGCTGGGGGCCGGTACCGCGCTGCTGCCGACCACGGTCCTGATGCTGCTGTTCTCCGCCCGGTCGGGGGAGCTGGGGCGACGGATCGGGCCGCGCATCCCGCTCACCGCGGGGCCGCTGCTGGCCGCCGCCGGGATGCTCCTGATGCTGCGGGTGGGGCCGGGCACCCCGTCCGTCGGTTCGTACGTCCGTGAGGTGCTGCCGGCCGTATCGGTGCTCGGCGCCGGGCTCGTCGTGGTCGTCGCGCCGCTCACCGCGACCGTCCTGGCCGCCGTGGACGCCGGGCGGGAGGGGCTGGCCAGCGGCATCAACAACGCCGCCGCGCGGGCCGCGGGGCTCATCGCGGTGGCCGCCCTCCCGCTGGTCGCCGGGATGGGGCCCGAGGCGTACCGGGACGCGGGCGAGTTCGCCACGGCCTTCCGGCGGGCGATGCCGATGTGCGCCGGGCTGCTGGTGGCCGGTGCGGCCCTCGCCTGGTGGACGGTGCGCACTCCGGCCGCCGCCGTCCGCGGCGGTGAGCGGCCCGCGTGCGCGGTGCACTGCGGGGTCGCCGCCCCGCCGCTGGAGCCGGAGCGCGCTCCGGACACCGAGCGGTGACCCGGGCCCCCGGGCCTGCGCACGCCGAGCGGTGACCCGTTCCTGGCGGGCGGCCCGGGCCCTCGCGCGACCGGGCCCGGCCGGGGCGCGATGTGTCAGGGGCAGGTGCCGGGGCGTGGTGCCGCCGGGCCGTCGCGGCAGGCACACTTGAGCCATGTCCATCCACGAGAACCTGCTCGGCGGCCCCGCCCCGACCCACCTCCCCGACGACCCCGAGCCGCGCGAGCTGCTCGCCGCCGGCACCCCGCCCGCCGAGGTCGCCGCGAAGTACCCCACCTCCTCGCTCGCCTGGGCGCAGCTCGCCGACGAGGCGTTCGAGGGCGGCCGGGTCGTCGAGTCGTACGCGTACGCCCGTACCGGCTACCATCGCGGCCTCGACTCGCTGCGCCGGGCCGGGTGGAAGGGCCACGGCCCCGTCCCGTTCGAGCACGAGCCGAACCGCGGCTTCCTGCGCGCGCTGCACGCCCTGGCGCGGGCCGCCGGGTCGATCGGCGAGACCGAGGAGCACGAGCGCTGCTCGGCGTTCCTGCGGGACTCCTCGCCGACCGCCGCCGACATCCTGAGCTGACTCCCGGGCGTCTCCCCGCCCGGGCGGGCCGGGCGGGGAGCCGCTTAGTATGCGAGCAGGGGACCGGAGCTCCATCACCTCACGGAAGGGGCGGACCGCTACCCGGAAGCTCGTGTCGAGGAGACAGAAATGTCGACGAATCACCCCGACCCCGAAGCCACCGGTGCGGAGACCCCGCACCTGGACTTCGCGGGAACGACTCCGTACGAGGACTATGTCCAGGCGGATGTCCTGACCCACCTCCAGCACCTCCGCTCGGACGATCCCGGCGAGATGGTCTTCCTGGTCACCACCCAGGTCATGGAGCTGTGGTTCACGGTCATCGTCCACGAGTGGGTGACCGCGACCCGTGCCCTGCGCGAGGACCGCATACCCGTCGCGCGCGACGCCCTGAAGCGTTCGCTGCGTGAGCTGGAGGCGCTCAACGAGTCCTGGCGGCCGCTGGCCGGACTCACCCCCGCCCAGTTCAACTCCTACCGGGGGGCCCTCGGCGAGGGCTCCGGGTTCCAGTCGGCGATGTACCGGCGGATGGAGTTCCTGCTCGGCGACAAGTCCGCCTCCATGCTGGTACCGCACCGGGGCGCGCCCCGTGTGTACGCCGAGCTGGAGAAGGCGCTCGGGGAGCCCAGCCTGTACGACGAGACGCTCGCCCTGCTGGCCCGGCGCGGGTACGCGATTCCCGAGGCGGTCACCGGCCGGGACCTGACCCAGCGGTACGAGCCGTCGCCCGAGGTCGAGGCCGTCTGGGCGGAGATCTACGCCTCCGACGACCAGAACGACGAGCTGGTGCGCCTCGGCGAGCTGCTCACCGATGTCGGCGAGCTCGTCTGGCGCTGGCGCAACGACCACCTCGTCGCCACCCGGCGCGCGATGGGCTCCAAGACCGGCACCGGCGGCTCCGCCGGGGTGGCCTGGCTGGAGAAGCGCGCCACGAAGAACGTGTTCCCCGAGCTGTGGACGGCGCGCAGCCATGTCTGAGACCACCCGCGCCGTTCCGCGCGCCGACCTCCGGGAGCATGCGGACCCCCGGGAGCGAGCGGACCTCCGGGAGCGAGCGCTCGTCCTCGACGCCGCCGATCCGCTCGCCTCGCGGCGGGAGCTCTTCGCGCTCGACGACGGCGTCTACCTCGACGGCAACTCGCTGGGCGCGCTGCCCGTCCACGTACCCGCCCGGGTCAGGGACGTCCTCACCCGCCAGTGGGGTGAGCTGCGCATCCGGTCCTGGGACGAGAGCGGCTGGTGGACCGCGCCCGAGCGGATCGGCGACCGGATCGCCCCGCTCGTCGGGGCCGCCCCGGGCCAGACCGTCGTCGGGGACTCGACCAGTGTGAACGTCTTCAAGGCCGTCGTCGCCGCCGCCCGGCTCGCGGGCGAGGGACGCGACGAGATCCTGGTTGACGCCACGACCTTTCCCACGGACGGGTACATCGCCTCCTCCGCCGCCCGGCTCACCGGTCACCGGATCGTGCCGGTCGCGCCCGCCGATGTCCCGGCCGCGCTCGGACCCCGCACCGCCGCCGTGCTGCTCAACCACGTCGACTACCGCTCCGGGCGGCTGCACGACCTGCCCGGACTGACCGCCGCCGCCCACGAGGCGGGAGCGGTCGCG is a window from the Streptomyces sp. MMBL 11-1 genome containing:
- a CDS encoding tryptophan 2,3-dioxygenase family protein, producing MSTNHPDPEATGAETPHLDFAGTTPYEDYVQADVLTHLQHLRSDDPGEMVFLVTTQVMELWFTVIVHEWVTATRALREDRIPVARDALKRSLRELEALNESWRPLAGLTPAQFNSYRGALGEGSGFQSAMYRRMEFLLGDKSASMLVPHRGAPRVYAELEKALGEPSLYDETLALLARRGYAIPEAVTGRDLTQRYEPSPEVEAVWAEIYASDDQNDELVRLGELLTDVGELVWRWRNDHLVATRRAMGSKTGTGGSAGVAWLEKRATKNVFPELWTARSHV
- a CDS encoding MalY/PatB family protein, producing MGATYDFDAVVDRRGTWCVQWDGVADRFGADGLLPFTISDMDFATAPEVLAALRARLEHGVFGYTTWQQDDFRSAIAHWYATRYGTTIDTGQLVYGPSVLNQLSQLLRMWTGEGDGVVVHTPTYDGFRKAVTGLGRELRGVPVGDEEALERELSRADAKVLVLCSPHNPTGRVWTADELARTAALAERHGVAVISDEIHADFVHDGGVGRVHVPWTRVAGAGRWALVSSGSKAFNFPALTGSYGLIGDPADRAEFVRRMETGEGLASPAVLSLTAHIAAYREGAAWLDAVRAYVAGNLDHVAERLGAAFPELGWEPPQAGYLAWIDLRPLGVDDEALQRELVEREKVAIMGGSVYGAPGFVRLNVGCPREKAVRGVSALVRAVEAVR
- a CDS encoding DUF3151 domain-containing protein, with the protein product MSIHENLLGGPAPTHLPDDPEPRELLAAGTPPAEVAAKYPTSSLAWAQLADEAFEGGRVVESYAYARTGYHRGLDSLRRAGWKGHGPVPFEHEPNRGFLRALHALARAAGSIGETEEHERCSAFLRDSSPTAADILS
- a CDS encoding DHA2 family efflux MFS transporter permease subunit, which gives rise to MADAPAPGEIRVVSPVGRWVVLTTVLGSSMAMLDSTVINVALPRIGEDLGTGMAALQWTANAYMLTLAGLILLGGALGDRYGRRRVFVVGVVWFAAASLLCGLAPNAAVLVAARALQGVGGALLTPGSLALIQASFHPDDRARAVGLWSGFGGVGAAVGPFLGGWLVDGPGWRWVFLLNLPLAALCVPVALRHVPESRDPAAHGRFDVLGAALGALALAGVTYALIEAPGRGASPAVLGTALGGLAVGVAFVLVERRRADPMLPPSIFRSRLFTSVNLVTFCVYAALGGFFFLSAIQLQVVAGYSALGAGTALLPTTVLMLLFSARSGELGRRIGPRIPLTAGPLLAAAGMLLMLRVGPGTPSVGSYVREVLPAVSVLGAGLVVVVAPLTATVLAAVDAGREGLASGINNAAARAAGLIAVAALPLVAGMGPEAYRDAGEFATAFRRAMPMCAGLLVAGAALAWWTVRTPAAAVRGGERPACAVHCGVAAPPLEPERAPDTER
- the kynU gene encoding kynureninase codes for the protein MSETTRAVPRADLREHADPRERADLRERALVLDAADPLASRRELFALDDGVYLDGNSLGALPVHVPARVRDVLTRQWGELRIRSWDESGWWTAPERIGDRIAPLVGAAPGQTVVGDSTSVNVFKAVVAAARLAGEGRDEILVDATTFPTDGYIASSAARLTGHRIVPVAPADVPAALGPRTAAVLLNHVDYRSGRLHDLPGLTAAAHEAGAVAVWDLCHSAGALPVGLDEHGVDLAVGCTYKYLNGGPGSPAYLYVAARHQAAFDSPLPGWNSHADPFGMTPDYAPADGSARGRVGTPDIVSMLTLEAALDVWDGVSVDVVRAKSLALTDFFLECVEAYVPAGRVTSVTPAAHAERGSQVALRCDGAEPVMRRLIERGVVGDLRRPDVLRFGFTPLYVGFADAERAARILAEVLAEVSDGDTVG